In Nostoc edaphicum CCNP1411, the sequence GAAAAATCTTTAGACATTGTGAGATTAAAAGTGGCCAATACGGCAAGAGTCTAAATTCTCACCTAAGTAGATGAGATTTGCCAATATTTCAAATTAGCAGAAAAGGCATTAGTCTTGCACCATCGTTATTATAAGTGATATCTGAAAAACAATTGCCGTTGTATATATTTGATAAGTTAAGTTTATTACTCGTACAACAATTAAATTAAAATAAACATTATCCAGTATTTTTACCTTTAATTGCGGAAAGCAAACAGCGTAAACTGTAGCAGAAGTATTAGCCAAAACTATTGTAGCTAAGAGACAATGAGCGAAATTAGCCCCAGACGAATTGTAATTGGGGATGTGCATGGACACTATGAAGGTTTAATGACATTGTTGGAGGCGATCGCCCCCACATCAGAAGATCAAGTCTATTTTCTGGGAGACTTAATTGATCGCGGTCCCCATAGCGCACAAGTAGTTAATTTTGTCAAGCGAAATAACTACTCATGTTTATTGGGAAATCACGAGCAGATGTTATTAAACATTCTGACCAATGAAAAGACTTCCGCCTCGACGATGCAAGCATGGCTGTATGGTGGAGGACAAGCTACCGTGGCCAGTTACCAAGAGGCTCCAATTCCTGATGACCATCTGGATTGGTTAAAAACTTTGCCTACATACATTGACTTGGGGGATATTTGGTTAACTCATGCTGGTGTTGACCCTTCCAAGTCAGTGACAGAGCAAACAGCCGATGAACTGTGCTGGATACGAGAGGAATTTCACAGCATTGAAAAACCCTACTTTCCAGATAAGCAAATTATTATCGGTCACACCATTACCTTTACTCTGCCGGGTGTTTCTCCTGGTAAACTGGCACAAGGAAAGGGATGGCTAGACATAGATACTGGCGCTTATCATCCCCGGAGTGGCTGGTTGACTGGACTGGATGTCACAAATGACTTGGTTTATCAAGTTAACATATTTAAAAACTATATCCGTGTCCTGCCCTTAGAAGAAGTTGTAATTAACGTTGATCCAGCCAAGATTAAAGTTGATCGTCGCAATAAGAATTGAGGGGGAGTGGGGAGATGAGGGAGATAACCAATGCCCAATGCCCAATTCCCAAGACTCTCAAGACTACGCTAATGGTCGAATATTAGCTTTATAACTAGCGTTATCCAAGCCATATTTTCCATTACTAGGTTGGGAGTTAATAGCACGTTTAAGGCCATTAATGCGATCGCTCGTTCCGGGGTGTGTACTCAAAAATGTTGGCACAGAACCACCCTTTTTCAGCAGCTTTTGCATAAAAGAAACCATCCCAGACTGGGCATAACCAGCGCGTGTCAAAGTTCTTAACCCTCTTTGGTCAGCATCAAATTCATCACTACGACTGCGGGGACGATTCAAAGCAAGTTCTACACCAATACCCACAGCTGCATTGCGATCTAAACCACTTGCTGTTGCTAAACCACTTGCGATCGCTTTTTGCCGCATCTGTTTAACTAGGTGTTTACCGCCAATATGACCAATTTCATGGGCGATGACACTTGCAAGTTCCGCTTCATTATCGGCAGCTTTCAGCAAACCCGTGTGGACATATACATAACCTCCTAGAGTAGCAAAGGCATTAATAGCATCATCTTCAACCACTTGGAAGGTATAGGGAAGATTGGGGCGATCGCTATTAGCTGCTAAACGCCGACCAATTTGTTCGACATAGGCATTAACATTAGAATTTCGGTAAAGTCGGACTTGACTTCCCAGTATTTGCTGATTAATCTGCTTACCAATATCAGTTTCCTGGCGATCGGATATATTAGAAAGCTGAAGTACCTGGACTCCCTGCAATATCAGAGGCAAGAAGTCTAAAGTTCTTCCCGGTAAGGGTGTACTCAGGCAGAGACTCAGGGCGACTACCACCGAAATTAGGGGATAAAACCAGCGGCGCCGCCACATACGGTAATTTGTAACAAAACCTTTCCAATTGAACATAATACGCTTTGAAGATTATTTCGGGAGAACATAAAATAATGAGACAAATTATGAGACGGATTTAGAGTATTCTAAGTTGCAATTCTTAACTCAAGACCAAAGGATTTGTTATACAGATAATCCTTACGCAAATCTACTGAACTGGGCGGCGCTAGGGATTCCCTCTAGAGATAGGTTTTAACACTAGATTCTACTTTCTAGATACGTCAGTCTTAATAGGTACAAGTTTAAGGTTTAGCTGCCACTCCTCGGAACTTGCGAACTCGTGATAAACTGTCGCATAACCGCAATCCTCGAATGCTTTGAGTTATTACCAAATAGGGAAAATTGCCGTTCCCATCAAAAACCTTCTTGCTACAATCAATTACTTCGCTATTACCTCGGAAAAGTTTTTATGGCTATTTTAGATTCAAAAGGTCGTTTGTTCGGCAAAATCAACCTCCTAGATTTAGGTGCTGCGCTGGTAACTCTGCTAGTTATATTTGTCATATTGTCTACCTTCTTGTCTAGCTTGGGTCTTGCCCAAATCGGTGAGAAAATAGTACCGATAGAAGTAGACTTAGTAGTTCGTGGTTTGAATGTACGCGATCCTGAGCAATTATTTAATAACGGCTTAAAAACAGGCGGAAAAACTAATGTGATTATCCGCAATCAACCTTATGGGCAAATTGAGATTAAATCTGTTCAGCAGCTACCTAGAACAGTCAATGTTTTCCAACCTGATGGCACTGTTAAAGAATTGCCAGATCCAAAGACCAATAATTTTAGCACAGATATGCTTTTGACCTTAGAAGGCAAAGCCAAGCAGACCGAAAGCGGACTAGTTCTAGGTAGCAGTAAAGTTAAAATTGGTATGCCATTTGAGTTAGAAGGCTTTAACTACAACTTTAATGCAACTGTTATTGATATCAGATTTGACAAATAGTATTCACATTTTGTCTTATATATTTCTCCATCTCCAACAGGAAAAATAACTGGCATAAACTGGGTGAAATCAAAACTGTGCAGAGCAATTACATAAGACGTGTGTGTACATAACAGACAAAACCCGCGTAGGCGGGTTTCCAATTTCTTAAGTCCGCGCCCTTGGCCTTCCCGGAGGGTAGGCCAAGGGCGAACGTTTGTGTAGCCGCAATTTCTAATCGCCAGGTATATTTGCAAAACTGAGATGCTACTAAATAACCTAATTAAGCAAAGGCAAATATTTGCGAATTAATCCAATTGTCACTGCTGGTAATTCCAACTGCGGTGTTAACCCCACATCTTCTAATTGTTGAAAAAATCGGATCGCTTGGGGATTAATTTCGGCAAGGCGGCGACCAATTGAGGGCCCTGTAAATTCTGACTTTTGTCCCCAAATAATGGCGGTGGGGGTAATTAACTGTTGAATGTAAAGGGATAAATCAAAGCATAAATCGCCACGTACAAATGACAATGCCGCATACTCAGCATTAGGTTGTTGGGCAGATTGTAGATAAGCATCTACAATTTCTTCGTACACTCGATTAGATTTAGCAAATTGCCGTTGTTCCAAAAAGCCGCGAATACCGCCACTGGTAGCAATTCCAGCGCTGTAAAGTAAGCGATCAACAACAGGAACGCTAACTAACTGAGCAAAAAAACTACGGGAGTAGTCTTCGCCAAAATCGGAAAGTCCGGCGGGGGTGGTAAGAATTAAAGACTTGAATAAATCAGGATGGTCTGCTGCTACCCGAATTGTAAATGCTCCGGTCAAAGAAGAAGCGATCGCTGTTACTGGCCCAGTACAAGTTTGCTCAAAAAACTCCCGAATCGTGATCAAATAATCCTCAATCTTATAACTCCGTGCTGGATGCTCAGACCTACCCCAACCAATCAAATCTGGCGCAATCACGCGATATTCAGCCGCAAAAGCTGGATAAACTTTCGACCACTCATAAGCAGAAGATCCACCACCAAAACCATGTAGAAACACTAAAGTTTCCCGATCATCTTTGGCAGTCACATCATCCAGCCAAGGTTCTCCAGCAGCAGTATAATATACCATTCTACCTAGTGAGGTATTTATGGAGCGTTGTTCAAATCCTATTGGTTGAAACATAAGTATTTTTTTGTTGACTGTAGTTATTAGTTGGCACAAGTCAAATAAAAGACCTGAAACGCAGAGATACGCAGAGAGGATTTGATAATTTTTCCACGTCCCCGTGTTTTACCCTTGCCGCGTCTTCTTTAGTCACTCTGGATGCTTACGTATTTAGTTCAAGCTCCCCGCTCATTGTTATTATCAACTAACCAATCACTTTAAGGCTTCTCACCACCGTCAGATTAAGTAGATATAAAATTACTGGATTACTTGTAAAGATTTGGTGATTTTTTTTCATAACAAAAAGTAACTTAACGTTGAAATTACTGTTTTATAAGGCTTTTTAATGGTAGCGAGGATCACTCCAGAGTAAATCCAGCATAAGTTTTTATGGTAGTGTATCAAAAAACTGATAAATAATTTTCAGCGTGAAAAATAGTTAAAACGCTCATTTTAATAAGCTATTAATTCTACTTTTATACGCAGAAATTATCATTTAACGTATAAAAAATACATTATTATCTAAGTATATAGTAAGGCGGAATGTCATGGTAAAGCAGGCTACTCTTCAATCAAATAAAATACCAACGATTGAAGATGCTAAATTTGCGCTTGACAAGTTTAATATACAAAACGAAATTAAAGCTTCAGCTGGGCGGAGTCAGATCGACCCAGTAATTGACGTTGCCCAAGTAACTGCACCTACTTGTATTTGTTTAGACTTAGAAGACTTGAAGTGTTTTGAAGCAGTAGAGCATCAGTATGAACGCTGGGGAGTAATTTTTCACAATTCTCTAGCAATACAGCCATCAAATCCAGCATTTCCAACCTATTCAGGGCTAACAGTCTTAATGGGAGCGCCCAAAAGCGGATTTTTAGAAGCGACTTTCTTGCGTCCGGTTAACTCAGTTAGCGCCTTTGTCACTAGTTCGCAACGGCTAGTGCTTTCCGCCTACGATCGCAATCGACAACTGCTTGCTCAAACTGCACTACCAGGCTCTAATCTTGCCAATTCCGACTCAGCAATTCCCCCCAATGCCTTATTATCTATAAGTGCGAATAACATCTACAGCGTTACCTTCTGTGCTTTTAATGGTCAATTCACCCTTGATCAGTTTCGTTTTTGTCTTTAATTTAGGACTTACGTACAAAATGCCCTTGCTCTGAGGGATTTAAAATGGTATGTTTGTTTCCGCTGTGCTGTACTAGTCTACTATCCGAGCATAAAACTGGGCATCTTGTAGTTTGGGTCTTCATCCTTTCTTCATCCATAGTAAAACTTATACAATAGGTAATTTCGTAATCAAGTAGGTAAACACTGTGGCACAGGCTTCGTCTTCTTGGCAGCAATTGATCAACCAGATCCCTAACTGGAACTGGTCGCTTCCAAAACTCAAGACAAAGGGAGCCATAAAGCAGCAAACATTTAAGCGCTTCTCTGGGCCTGGAGGATTTCTTGGGTTCGTGACAGTTGTTGTTGCTATGTTATTGTGGAACTGGAAACTGCTATTGGCTCTCTTAGTCGGCGTTGGAGTAATGGTATTGGTTTACTCAATGCAGGAGTGGGACTGGCAATTGCGCTGGTCAAAAATACGCAATTTCTTAAATAGTTCAAATCGTCGGTTAGCCCTAGCAGTCATTAGTGGTGGTATTGCTACTGTCAGCACTTACATGGCGGCGGCAATTTGGGTTGACTCTCACAGTCCGTGGATTGCCGCTGGTGCGATCGCGCAAGGCGTGGGTACTCTGTTAACTTTAATTTTATTGGTTTGGCAAATTGTCAACTTTTATGAAAATCGAGAAGAAGACCATCTCGATCAGTTGTTGGTCAATTTAACAGAAAAAGATCCATTGAAACGGTTGATTGCCCTACGTCAACTAACTAAAGTTATCACCCGTCAGCGAGTTGATTCTTCAGTCCAGCAAGATGTTGTTCAATGCTTGCAACTCCTACTCAGTCGAGAAGAAGAAGCTGTAGTTCGAGAGGCAGCTTTTAAGAGTTTACAAGCCTGCGATCGCTTACAAGTCCTACCGCCCAAAACAGCATCAACTTTCACACCCGTCTCAACAAAAGTAAAACACCACGTTTATTAGTCATTTGTCATTTGTCATTTGTCATTTGTCATTGGTTAAATGATGAGTCCTAATTAATTTTCAATGCCCCAATCCCCAATCCCCAATCCCCAATACTTATTTTCGAGATAGTCGTCCATTGCGAACTTGGACTACCGGATGATTGCATCGCCGCACTAATTGTTCGTCGTGGGTGGTAACAATTACTGTAGCCCCAAAAGAATTTAACTTCTGGAGAATCTGGATCACTTGCCAGGAATTATCTGGATCGAGATTTCCAGTAGGCTCATCTGCCAACAATAAGGGTGGTGTACCAACGATCGCACGGGCAATACTCACCCGCTGTTGCTCTCCCCCTGACAGTTGGTCTGGAAAGCAGTCAGCTTTACTCAGCAAGCCTACCAGCTTTAAAGTTGGTTCTAAACGTCGTTGAATTTCTTTACGGGTATACCCTTGAGCTTGCAGCACAAAAGTCACATTTTCCGCTACGGTTCTTTGGGTAATCAGTTTGTAGTCTTGAAACACAATGCCAATCCGTCGCCGCAATAATGACAAGCGATCGCCCCGTAAATCCGCTACATTACATTCATCAACAATTACTTCTCCCTGTGTAGCTAACTCTTGCCCATACAGCAGTTTCAAGAGCGTTGATTTACCAGAACCACTTGGCCCCGTGATAAACAGAAATTCTCCCTTTCTTACCTCAAGGTTCGCATTTAACAAGGCGTGAGTGCCGTTAGTATAGGTCTTGGTTACAGATTGCAATTGCACCTTTGCAATCGTATTGCGATCGTGCTGTTGGCTTTCACAGTCCTCTTTATGAACGGATTTGTCTGTTTTAACTTGAGTGGTTAATACTGGCATTGTTAAATTTTCCTCATACCCACACCCAAACAGTTTGCCTACTGAGATGTGACATTCCTCTCAAAAATAAGGATTCCCAGGTTTCGCCTGGGAATTTAGAATTCAACAAAGAAAATTTAAAATTTTTTGAAAACTTTAATACAAACTAAGTAATAGCACCCAGACTTCGGAATTCAGAACTCAGAACTCAGAACTCAGCACTCTTAACTAATTGCACCCTTTGCTGTCAAACGATAAATAAACGCTTTCACGGCAAACTCTGGCAAAGCCAACATCCGCCGCCAACGCCAAGGTTCTTGATAAAGCCGATACAACCATTCCAAATTATTATTTCCTAACCAGGCGGGAGCACGAGTTTTAGTTCCCGACCAAATATCAAAACTGCCACCGACGCCAATCCAAATTGCTTGAGGACACAAATGGCGGTTTTCGGCAATCCATAACTCTTGACGTGGCACTCCTAAACCGACAAAAATCACTTGTGGCTGCAATTGAGTAAGAGTTTCTCGCAATTGTGCTTCTTCTTCTGGAGAATGGTAGCCTGAGTGAGTGCCTACTATATTGAGGTCTGGAATTTGCTGCTGCCAAAAATCTGCCGCATTTGTAGCTACTCCAGGCGCTGCTCCATAGAAAAATATCTTTGCTCTTGTCTGTTGTTGCCCAAGTTCTTGCAAAAGCTTTTCTGCTAACTCAATCCCCGGAAAACGCTGCACTTTTTGCCATAGCAGCCACCGCAAATACAAAACAACCCCCGCTCCATCTGGAATAACGAGTTCAGCATTTTTAATGACCTGAGCTAATAATTGATTTCGCTCTGCCTGCATAGTCATTTCTGCATTGAGCGTTACTACATGAGTTCCCTTGCCTGCATGCAGGCATTCTAACAACCAGCCTGGATAGTTAGCCATCACATGAACTGGTATTCCCAACACTGAAAATGCTTGATTGCCGTTAGACATAGCCTATTCTTGAGTAACTCTCACACCAGATTTTGCTTGAATGTTAAGTTTATCAAATTTTTTATATTGGAACTTAGGCAGGAGGGATTCTCCATTGCCCTGCAACGATAGAAAGCATAATTAAACTAATTAGTCTTGGGCGCTTGTACTTGGACTGAATCAGTCCAAATTTATTGTTAAAGTGTAATATTCACTCAGTATAAAACGCTCAACTCACAACTCTGGTTCCGGGAACAGAAGCCCCACTATACTGCTTGCAGTTAGTGTGGGAGTATGTCACGAAACTCGACTTTATGGTTAAGGTAGTGTAACGGGCTGAAGTTGGCTATGAGTAAAATTCGCATTGCTCTAATTGAAGATCATGACCTAACTCGTGTAGGTATTCGCACAGCATTACAGCAAAAGGATGAAATTGAAGTTGTAGGTGAAGCTGCCAATGCTGTTGAGGGGCTAAAAATGTTAAAAATGGTACGGCCAGATATTGCCATTGTAGATATTGGTTTACCAGATAAGGATGGCATTGAATTAACACGGGAGGTAAAATCTACTACTAATGGACAGCAGCTACTAACAAAAGTGTTAATTTTGACGTTGCGGGATAACAAAGAAGCTGTGTTGGCAGCTTTTGCCGCTGGCGCAGACTCTTACTGTATGAAAGATATCAAATTTGATAATTTGCTGGAAGCAGTGCGAGTAACTTACAATGGCAACGCTTGGATCGATCCCGCGATCGCTCGGATTGTATTACAACAAGCGCAACAAAATCCCCAAAAGTTGGAATCGGCTTTTGTCGATACTAAGACTATTGCTCCTAACCCTGATTCTTTTGAGAATTCGGAGGGAATTCAGCCTTACACCCTGACAGAAAGGGAATTAGAAGTGTTACAGTTGATTGTCGAAGGTTGTAGTAATGCAGTAATTGCAGAAAGACTTTATATCACTGTTGGGACTGTTAAAACTCACGTTCGCAATAT encodes:
- a CDS encoding metallophosphoesterase family protein is translated as MSEISPRRIVIGDVHGHYEGLMTLLEAIAPTSEDQVYFLGDLIDRGPHSAQVVNFVKRNNYSCLLGNHEQMLLNILTNEKTSASTMQAWLYGGGQATVASYQEAPIPDDHLDWLKTLPTYIDLGDIWLTHAGVDPSKSVTEQTADELCWIREEFHSIEKPYFPDKQIIIGHTITFTLPGVSPGKLAQGKGWLDIDTGAYHPRSGWLTGLDVTNDLVYQVNIFKNYIRVLPLEEVVINVDPAKIKVDRRNKN
- a CDS encoding M48 family metallopeptidase, whose product is MFNWKGFVTNYRMWRRRWFYPLISVVVALSLCLSTPLPGRTLDFLPLILQGVQVLQLSNISDRQETDIGKQINQQILGSQVRLYRNSNVNAYVEQIGRRLAANSDRPNLPYTFQVVEDDAINAFATLGGYVYVHTGLLKAADNEAELASVIAHEIGHIGGKHLVKQMRQKAIASGLATASGLDRNAAVGIGVELALNRPRSRSDEFDADQRGLRTLTRAGYAQSGMVSFMQKLLKKGGSVPTFLSTHPGTSDRINGLKRAINSQPSNGKYGLDNASYKANIRPLA
- a CDS encoding DUF4330 domain-containing protein; this encodes MAILDSKGRLFGKINLLDLGAALVTLLVIFVILSTFLSSLGLAQIGEKIVPIEVDLVVRGLNVRDPEQLFNNGLKTGGKTNVIIRNQPYGQIEIKSVQQLPRTVNVFQPDGTVKELPDPKTNNFSTDMLLTLEGKAKQTESGLVLGSSKVKIGMPFELEGFNYNFNATVIDIRFDK
- a CDS encoding alpha/beta fold hydrolase codes for the protein MFQPIGFEQRSINTSLGRMVYYTAAGEPWLDDVTAKDDRETLVFLHGFGGGSSAYEWSKVYPAFAAEYRVIAPDLIGWGRSEHPARSYKIEDYLITIREFFEQTCTGPVTAIASSLTGAFTIRVAADHPDLFKSLILTTPAGLSDFGEDYSRSFFAQLVSVPVVDRLLYSAGIATSGGIRGFLEQRQFAKSNRVYEEIVDAYLQSAQQPNAEYAALSFVRGDLCFDLSLYIQQLITPTAIIWGQKSEFTGPSIGRRLAEINPQAIRFFQQLEDVGLTPQLELPAVTIGLIRKYLPLLN
- a CDS encoding armadillo-type fold-containing protein, yielding MAQASSSWQQLINQIPNWNWSLPKLKTKGAIKQQTFKRFSGPGGFLGFVTVVVAMLLWNWKLLLALLVGVGVMVLVYSMQEWDWQLRWSKIRNFLNSSNRRLALAVISGGIATVSTYMAAAIWVDSHSPWIAAGAIAQGVGTLLTLILLVWQIVNFYENREEDHLDQLLVNLTEKDPLKRLIALRQLTKVITRQRVDSSVQQDVVQCLQLLLSREEEAVVREAAFKSLQACDRLQVLPPKTASTFTPVSTKVKHHVY
- the ftsE gene encoding cell division ATP-binding protein FtsE; this translates as MPVLTTQVKTDKSVHKEDCESQQHDRNTIAKVQLQSVTKTYTNGTHALLNANLEVRKGEFLFITGPSGSGKSTLLKLLYGQELATQGEVIVDECNVADLRGDRLSLLRRRIGIVFQDYKLITQRTVAENVTFVLQAQGYTRKEIQRRLEPTLKLVGLLSKADCFPDQLSGGEQQRVSIARAIVGTPPLLLADEPTGNLDPDNSWQVIQILQKLNSFGATVIVTTHDEQLVRRCNHPVVQVRNGRLSRK
- a CDS encoding WecB/TagA/CpsF family glycosyltransferase — translated: MSNGNQAFSVLGIPVHVMANYPGWLLECLHAGKGTHVVTLNAEMTMQAERNQLLAQVIKNAELVIPDGAGVVLYLRWLLWQKVQRFPGIELAEKLLQELGQQQTRAKIFFYGAAPGVATNAADFWQQQIPDLNIVGTHSGYHSPEEEAQLRETLTQLQPQVIFVGLGVPRQELWIAENRHLCPQAIWIGVGGSFDIWSGTKTRAPAWLGNNNLEWLYRLYQEPWRWRRMLALPEFAVKAFIYRLTAKGAIS
- a CDS encoding response regulator transcription factor, with protein sequence MSKIRIALIEDHDLTRVGIRTALQQKDEIEVVGEAANAVEGLKMLKMVRPDIAIVDIGLPDKDGIELTREVKSTTNGQQLLTKVLILTLRDNKEAVLAAFAAGADSYCMKDIKFDNLLEAVRVTYNGNAWIDPAIARIVLQQAQQNPQKLESAFVDTKTIAPNPDSFENSEGIQPYTLTERELEVLQLIVEGCSNAVIAERLYITVGTVKTHVRNILNKLCADDRTQAAVRALRSGLVG